The stretch of DNA CGGCTGAACGACAGTACGTATTGCGGGCGGCTGATGAGGTAATTATTCGGGTCATTGCTGCCTGCCCCACTGGGGTTGCCAAGTGCGAGATTGCTGGTTCGCGACATCGGTGTACCCGATGGAGCTACGGGCCGGATACCTACACAGGCCGACAGCGCAATGCTTATACCGACCGCTAACGCAATAGTTTTAATAGGATAATGCATCTGAATTGATTTTACTGACATTCTTACGGAACTTTACAACAGTTAACCCGGTCAATTGCTTCTCGTTGGCACCCATAACGACGAAAGCTCCAGATTGACCTCAATTAGACGAGTACCTGCTGTTATGGCTAAAAAAAAGCAACCCGCCGGACCACCCCGCCCGGCGGCTCCCAAACCTGCTCTGACTCCTGCTAATGGCCCCGTTCGGCCCGTAGCTAACCGGCCTGCCGAAACCACCGTTCGGCCACCTGCGCGCCCGGCACCCGCCCGCGCTGCCGAACCACCCGCTTCTGATTTACCCATCGACCGGCGGTATGTTGCCTGGTGGCCCCCCGTGGTGCTGGCATTAGTTGGCTTTCTGCTATACATAAACACGTTTGGCCACAGATACGCGCTCGATGATATTGCCGCTATCGGCCAAAATCTGTTCGTTAAAAAAGGTTTTGCCGGTATTCCAGACCTGCTGCGTACCGAGTTCTGGCACTTTAGCAACATCTCGCTGGGGTACTACCGGCCTTTGTCGCTGATTACGTTTGCCATTGAGCAGGAATACTTCAAAGATAATCCAAATATCAGTCATATGATTAATACTGGCCTATATGCACTAACAGGGCTGGTACTTGGCGTATTGCTTCAAAAATGGCTTAACAAGCAGGTTATCATCGCGTTTTTGATTGGTCTGGTGTTTATTGCGCACCCCATTCACACCGAAATTGTAGCCAATATCAAAGGCCGCGACGAAATCCTGAGCTTCCTGTTTATTGCACTGATGCTGCTGTCTTACTGGAAGCATCTCGAAACCAGCGAAATGCTGTGGTTCAAAGGGCCAATGTCCGACTGGCCGCTGGGTGGTTTGCTGGGTCTGTTCTCGGTAGTGGGCGGCTGGGTAATCGGCAGTAGCCTGATGGTCAATAGTTTAGGAGCAACAGCGGGTGGCGTTCTGGGCGTATTGATTATGGGTACGCTCTCAACAAGCTGGCTCGGGCTGGCCTGCGCGTCGCTATATTTTGCGTTCCTATCGAAAGAGTCGTCTATCGTTAGTCTGGCCCTGATTCCGGCCATGCAATACTGGTTTGCCCGCCGAAACGTGTGGCAGTCGCTCATTAGTTTGTGGCCGTTTCTGATTGTGGCAGCCCTGTTCTTCTACCAGAAACAAAAGATGATTGGCACCCTGAGCGGCACTCCGCCAGTCGACTGGGCCAACTACCCGTACAAGATTCTGCAAACCGAGAAATCGACTACGTTTAAGTTTTTGATGTACTACATCCGGCTGCTGATTTTGCCGCATCCGCTGGTGTATGATTACTCGTTCAACGTGATACCGTCGGGCGACAAAGGTGATGTTTTGACCTGGACGGGCTTTTTTACCCTGATTGGTCTGATTGTGCTGGCCTGGAAAGGTTTCGTAAAGCGCACACTCTGGGGCTTCGGCATTTTCTGGTTCTTTGTTACGATGGCACCGGGGCTGGGCTTTATCTGGTTCCGGGGCGGTATTTTCGCCGAACGCTTTACCTACGCAGCCGTAATGGGTTTTGCCTTTGTGCTGATCTGGGCGTTGCAGAAACTGCTCGTGCGTGAATCGGCAGAATCGCCCAAACCATTGCTGGTACGTTACGCGCCCGTGTTGGGACTGATGGCGGTGGTAACGGGTTTGTATTCGTTCAAGACCGTAGAGCGCAACCGCGATTGGGAAAACAACTTTGTGCTGTTCAACTCGGCCTTGCCCTACGCGCCCAATAGCTGTCAGGTGCAGCGGCACGTAGCCAACGAATGGATTGAGAAGGGTTTGAAAGACCGCGCCAAAGCCGACTCTATTGCCAACGTTACCAATGCTATCAAGCCCAAACCGTCGACCGATCAAATTAAAAAAGCACAGACTCTGATCGACACGAACATTGCTCGTGCTAACAAACACGGGCGGTGGGCACTCGACCATTTGCAGGAATCGACGCGCATTTACCCGAATTTTGGGGAGGCTTATTTCTCGATGGCGTATGTATTCCAGAAAATTACGCCCAATGTCGATTCGGCCAAGTATTACTACAAACAGACAATTCGGGCGGCCAACGCCTACGCCCCGGCCTACAATAACCTCGGCGTGATTTACCAGACCGAAGGTTTCGCTGAAAACAATCGGCGCAAAATTGAACTGGCGTCGTACTATTACAACCGCTCGATGGTGGTGAACCCGGCTTATCAGGATGGCAGGAACAACCACGCTAACCTGCTCAAAAGCACGGGCATCAACGTAACGGCTCTGCCCGATTCGATTATAAACAAGTATTGATGATTTGCACAGCCCTTCAGTACGAAGAAGCCCGCCTTTGCTATGAAGGCGGGCTTCTTTCGTGATGAGGGATTGATACCATAAAAAACAAACCTGCGACAATTTGCGTATATTCATGAACGCAATACCACAGCCCTCCCCGACTCGATCTAACCTATGATTCCTCCATCCAATGAGATGCTTTCAGACGAGCCTGTCAAGCTAACATCAAGTCTGATTAGTATTGATTATCAGCCTACTCTTCAGGAAAAGCTACTGCTGCGGGAAGCGCAACTGAGTCAGGCGCAGCGTATGGCAGGCATGGCAAGCTGGGAGTGGTATTTCGGCGATACCAAAATTCGGTGGAGTCCTGAGATGTATGTGTTCTGGGGTATGAGCCAGACGAAATTGAAGTAGACTTAGATAGTGTAGCGCAGTGGACACATTTAGACGACCTGCCTATTTTGCAGGAAGCCGTTGGGCGGGCCTTGCAGGGCGAAGACGTGGAAATGGAATACCGCCGGTATGATAAGTTTGGCCGGGAGATTTTTATTTGTACGATTGGCCGGATCATTCGTAACGAGCAGGGCGAACCTATGGGCGTGTTTGGCATTGACATGAACATTACCAACCGGAAAAAGCAGGAAATGAACCTGGCCGCGTTGAACCGCACACTCGCCGAAAAAAACCGGGAACTTGAAAAGCGCAACGCCGAATTAAGTGCCTTTGCCTATGCCGCCAGCCACGATTTGCAGGAGCCGCTACGCAAAATTCAGATGTTTAACAGCCTGATTCTGGATCGCGAAGCGAACCGGCTTTCAGCGCAGGGACGTGTTCACTTCGACCGGTCGATGGCGGCTGCCGAACGGATGCAGACATTGGTAAAAAACCTCATCATCTACGCCCGCACCAACACCGCCACCCGCCACTACGAATCGGTAGACCTGAACGAACTGATGGGCGAAGTAGAGCAATACCTGTACGAAACAATACGTCAGAAAGAAGCCATTATCGATTATGGGCCGCTGCCGGTTGTACCCGTCGTAGAATTTATGTTCTGGCAACTGCTGCAAAACCTGCTCGAAAACGCGCTTCGCTACTGCCGCCCCGGCGTATCTCCCGTTATTCAGCTACAATACGGGGCTGTTGACCAGTCTACCGTGGCCGACTTAGCCATTGCCGCGCCGGGTATGTATCATCAACTTACGTTTTCTGATAACGGCACAGGGTTTGAGCCGATCTATAACCAAAAAATATTCGGCCTGTTTCAACGGTTACACAGCCCCATTGATGCACTGACGGGAACGGGTATCGGGCTGGCTCTTTGTCAGCGCATCATGGAATACCACGACGGCTACATCATAGCCGACGGACGACCCGGCGAAGGAGCCACGTTCACGCTGTACTGGCCTATGCGAGCTGTGTAATCTTCATTGTCCTTCAATAGTTAGATAGAGCTTTGTCGATGTCTGTTTTTGAGAACAGGGGGCGATGTTGCATAGCCACAAACATACGAAACAGCCGGGCTTACCCCAACAACGCCCGCAGTGCATCGCGGTTGGCCTGCGTCTCAAAAATGGAGCGAACAGGTATCGTAAAACCGGGTATGGTCAGAGCCGTAATGGCATCGTTCAGGTGAAAATTACCAACAGCATCGAATGCCATAAATTCTTCATCAAGCCGAAACTGCTCGACGGTTTGCCGGGTGGGGTCAACCAGCCAGTATTCACGAACGCCGTGGGCCGCGTAGTCTTCAAACTTTATACCTCGGTCGCGTTTGGCGGTAGCTTTCGATAGAATTTCTACAACCAGATCAGGGGCTGGATGCTGCATAGTATCATCGCTGAATGTATCGGAAATTTCTTTACGCCAGAAACAGATGTCGGGTTCGTAATCATTACGGGTCAGCGTAATCATTGCCTTCTCCACATCCACTTCGCCGAGGTCATTATTTTCAACGTAAATACGAAGAAGTGTATAAAGCCGACCACTGGCCCGCAGGTGCCGACGCTTCACCGGCGAGTGGAGAATCACTTCGCCGTTGATAAATTCAGCTTTTACATCATCGGTAAGCCAGTCGTAAAATTCCTGACGACGTCTTTTCTCGTCGTTCAGCATCGACTGCACGCGGTTTATAATCAACTGAGCGTCGGGAGCATCGAAAAGTTCAGCTACTAATTCGTCAGTCATTTTCTTATTTATTTACTCGTGAAGATACAAAAAACCTACTCTTTCATCAACTCGGTCAGAATCTTCTGGGCCGCTACGGAAATCACGGTTCCCGGCCCGAACACGCCTTTTACGCCCGCATCGTACAGAAATTGATAGTCGGCGGCTGGAATAACGCCCCCGGCAATCACGAGAATGTCGCTGCGGCCAATGGTGCGGAGTTCGTCGATTAGTTGCGGCATCAGCGTTTTATGGCCGGCAGCGAGGCTCGATACACCTACGATATGCACGTCGTTTTCGGCGGCTTGCCGGGCTACTTCGGCGGGCGTCTGGAATAGCGGTCCCATGTCTACGTCGAAGCCGAGATCAGCAAAACTGGTGGCAATAATTTTGGCACCCCGGTCGTGGCCGTCCTGCCCCATTTTAGCAACCAGAATGCGGGGCCGCCGTCCGTCGAGTTCGGCAAATTGGTCGGCCAGTTGGCGGGCCAGCCGGAAGTTTTCGTCGTCCGATACTTCAGCCTGATAAACACCCGAAATAGACCGGATGGTGGCCTTGTGGCGGCCAAATGCCTGTTCCATAGCGTCGGAGATTTCGCCCAGCGTGGCGCGGTGCCGGGCCGCTTCGATGGAGAGAGCCAATAACCCCACCCCTGACCCCTCCCCAGAAGGGAGGGGGGGAGTAGCAGGCCCCTTCAGTTTATTCTGAATCTCCGTTAGAACAGCGTTGGTGTCATGTAAAACCTGCTCATTCGTGAAGCGGATGACATTGAACCCATTGGCGTTTAGGTACTCCGTCCGTGCCTGGTCATATTCGTGTTGTTGCTCGTGAATCTCGCCGTCAACTTCGATAACCAACCGGTTGTCAAGTGCCACGAAGTCCACAATGAAATCCTGTATGGCATGTTGCCGACGGAACTTCGTGTTCGCCAGTTTTTTCCCGCGCAGGTGTTGCC from Spirosoma montaniterrae encodes:
- a CDS encoding tetratricopeptide repeat protein: MAKKKQPAGPPRPAAPKPALTPANGPVRPVANRPAETTVRPPARPAPARAAEPPASDLPIDRRYVAWWPPVVLALVGFLLYINTFGHRYALDDIAAIGQNLFVKKGFAGIPDLLRTEFWHFSNISLGYYRPLSLITFAIEQEYFKDNPNISHMINTGLYALTGLVLGVLLQKWLNKQVIIAFLIGLVFIAHPIHTEIVANIKGRDEILSFLFIALMLLSYWKHLETSEMLWFKGPMSDWPLGGLLGLFSVVGGWVIGSSLMVNSLGATAGGVLGVLIMGTLSTSWLGLACASLYFAFLSKESSIVSLALIPAMQYWFARRNVWQSLISLWPFLIVAALFFYQKQKMIGTLSGTPPVDWANYPYKILQTEKSTTFKFLMYYIRLLILPHPLVYDYSFNVIPSGDKGDVLTWTGFFTLIGLIVLAWKGFVKRTLWGFGIFWFFVTMAPGLGFIWFRGGIFAERFTYAAVMGFAFVLIWALQKLLVRESAESPKPLLVRYAPVLGLMAVVTGLYSFKTVERNRDWENNFVLFNSALPYAPNSCQVQRHVANEWIEKGLKDRAKADSIANVTNAIKPKPSTDQIKKAQTLIDTNIARANKHGRWALDHLQESTRIYPNFGEAYFSMAYVFQKITPNVDSAKYYYKQTIRAANAYAPAYNNLGVIYQTEGFAENNRRKIELASYYYNRSMVVNPAYQDGRNNHANLLKSTGINVTALPDSIINKY
- a CDS encoding sensor histidine kinase, with translation MEVDLDSVAQWTHLDDLPILQEAVGRALQGEDVEMEYRRYDKFGREIFICTIGRIIRNEQGEPMGVFGIDMNITNRKKQEMNLAALNRTLAEKNRELEKRNAELSAFAYAASHDLQEPLRKIQMFNSLILDREANRLSAQGRVHFDRSMAAAERMQTLVKNLIIYARTNTATRHYESVDLNELMGEVEQYLYETIRQKEAIIDYGPLPVVPVVEFMFWQLLQNLLENALRYCRPGVSPVIQLQYGAVDQSTVADLAIAAPGMYHQLTFSDNGTGFEPIYNQKIFGLFQRLHSPIDALTGTGIGLALCQRIMEYHDGYIIADGRPGEGATFTLYWPMRAV
- a CDS encoding Uma2 family endonuclease, encoding MTDELVAELFDAPDAQLIINRVQSMLNDEKRRRQEFYDWLTDDVKAEFINGEVILHSPVKRRHLRASGRLYTLLRIYVENNDLGEVDVEKAMITLTRNDYEPDICFWRKEISDTFSDDTMQHPAPDLVVEILSKATAKRDRGIKFEDYAAHGVREYWLVDPTRQTVEQFRLDEEFMAFDAVGNFHLNDAITALTIPGFTIPVRSIFETQANRDALRALLG